From Camelina sativa cultivar DH55 chromosome 5, Cs, whole genome shotgun sequence:
GTTGTCACACCAACGGGGAACTTGTAAGTATTTACTTGTTGGTTTGAAAATTGATTAACCCTGAGGGGATTATCATGACTGGTTGTTTTGTTGTGTGAGGATCAGTTATGGGAAAATAGATTGTTGAATAAGATTAACGTTTAATGAGGAAAATTGttaaaactgaattttttttgtttacaaaataattagcTTTCTTGGTCCCTTCTCTGATCTCTCTTTACCTTCCTTCTCTCCTAGATCTTCTTGTTtaccttctttgatttggaaCAACAGAAAACGTGATTAGttgaatatttgattatttgttttaaataaacgATCTGGTTTATTTGAATAACAAATGGTTTGATCTTTTACCCGCATATGTGGATGCTGATATTCATGTTTCGTAAATGTGTGTCTCTTGGTTTCATTTGCCACCATGTTCATCTGCGGAAGAGTACAAAAATCGTAGTTAGTTTCTtcctttataatatcaaatataataGTCAGCAGATGATTCATTGCTGTTTTTCTTTGGTGTTTGATTCATTATCCTCCTTGATTATTTGTTGTTGATCTTGATGCCATGTTGTTGAGCTTTCATTCTGCagatcaaagcaaaaaaacaaaaaaacaaatcaactgATCAAGGTTTGAAAACAGAGACAGACGCAAAAAACAACATGATTCAgaccaaacaacaaacaatatcagaccaaaacaaaaacaaaactgaattgATTTTACAATAACCAAAAAGTTACACACAaataaactgaaaacaaaaacatgaacaTAAATCcaaccaacaaaattaaaatctgaTACGAATATCATGgtttatatgtataaatatgaaaaattgtgAATTAATGAAACATTGAAACATGTGATAATTTTATTCTTGACAATCATTATGTCGAACCCGATATATGATGAGCATAACAACATATTAAAGCATCATATAGAACCAAAAGTACACATAGAAATGAAACTCCACAATACCCATTTATTAATACTGAAAAAGCACCTTAATTCATAAAtcgagatgatgatgatgaggatgaaaaTCATTAAAGATGATAATCCTGTTAATCCTACAAATCAGGCTAATCACGAAAGAAAAAAGACCATAACCGAGGCAAAATCCAGAGCAAGATATTCCGGAAGAAGGAACCCAGAAGAAGGACTTACCCAGCCATGGGAGAGAAGGAGAATTGTTACTCAGATGTTTCCCGAAGAGATGATCTGGAAGATGGCGACGACGTTTTTCTGgctttttgatttaatttcagCATACTCAAATCTGTTGAAATGGGCTTATATCAGTtgaactttaaaatattatattatttggacTTATACAAAGCCCAacgaatttattaatttttgctgCTGATGTGGATAGTTTAGAATGAGAGAAAACTCTGCtattatatataagattatatgaaagaaacaaacatttaCACATCTATGTCAAAgcttaacattttaaaataaagtataaaCGTAAATTAACTTAAATATATAGAggaatatataaacacattggACTCAATTAAAAAATCTTAGACCCACATCTCCGGGAGCATGCTATAAGGTTGTCTCTCTTCAATATTTTTCCTTGACAAGGGTTCTTGCAATTACCGCATAATGGTCGAGAAGCATAAGTTTTGCAAAGAACTTCAACTTCCTTCCCATTTACTTCGAAAAACTGACCAGGCTTCACATATGGGTCTTTACCTAATAAGCATTCAATATGAACAGTAGTGCAACAGTCGCTGCACCAATATAACACATTTGTATGTGTGTCTTTTAAATTATGTTCACACACCTCGCACCACCAATCTTTCTCATATAACTTTTCTCcatataaaattttgagaaaatgttTTTCATACTTATACCTTGCTTCGTATGGTAAGGTAGTGCAGTCCATACATACGATAAAACCACAATTTATGCAATTCATAAACCTTAACTCATATTCATCATATACGGCATATCTTTTTTTGCATATGAGACACTCAAGTTTTTCTCTTGGATCTAAAGCTAAGAATAAGGGGTGTTCATGACCTTTGTAATCAAACGGCTCAGAAATTGAAGCACACCGAATGTCAATGTCGAATTCGCATTCCCTTATTGGACATTGATAGATAAAACCACCTGTACAACGATTACAAGCACTGCAAAAGAAGTAACCTTGACTATATCCCGAGTCAGTCTTTAATGCAAGTGGATGAGGATGTAATGCATGTTGAATAATGCGGTGAGCTTTTGCGCAAGTTTCATGGAGGACAAACGCACACTCCATACAAGAATAGTAGCTACTTTTAAAGATAGGAAGTACACACGCTTGACAAAGCTTATTTTCATCATAAAATATGCTTACTTGGAGCTGGAGATTATGGtcatgaagaaaatgaagtatCACTCCTTCAGATATCCTCTCAAAAGACTCAACATCTTTTGTTGTATCATCTTTTTCTAGAACACCTTCGAGATCTCTTCCGTCCCAAACATGCTTCGCAAGAGCACATCTTGAATGGACAGCATAATCACTACACTTATTACAAGTATACGCACCATAGTCACAATCAATACTTTTACGACAAACTCCACAAAAACATTCTTCGAGCTGGATGGAAGAAGTGTAGGAGATACGATGGTGGTGACGTGATATCTTGATGACGTTTGGTGAATTCATACAATCGTTGTGAGCAACAAAGTTGCATTCGAGGCAAACATAGGTCAGACTAAGCTTTCTCAATAAGCCACAAACGTTGCAAGTTAGTGAAGCTTGCCTAGGAAAAAGAGTGAGGGGATGGTCATGGATTTTTGGTTGTTCCACGAGGAAGGGTATTGGCTTCATCGCACATACTGTATGCATTTTAGCTTTACATTTGGTACAATAATACACCAGATTCATTGTTTCTCTTCCACAACATAAACACCCAGattgttttccaaaatcacGAAAACGAAAATATGAAAGTTGGAGAGAATGTTCAGGATGGTAAGGTTGTTTGATTTTAGATGGAGATTGGATGCATtctttgtgaaatattttatcaCATTCGACACAGAAATAATAGTCTGTACCAAAATTTGAATATCTGCATATGCCGCACCCACCATTAATATCAAATTCTTTATTGTTGCACCAAAACAAAGGGAGTACCGAGTGATCTTCATACTGCGTATCACTTCTTGTCGTAGAGACAACGTATTCGGGAGAAGAGTTGACCGGGTAAATGAAAAAACCGGAGTATCCTTTCATTATTCGTGGAAGAGGGCACAAAAAAAGTGGTTTGTGACTGGCTTTTTCATCAGACGAAGTATCTGAAGAATGCACTTGAGAATCGGTCGCAACACTCATCTGAAAAATCACacacaacaaagacaaaaagtgAGAAACTCCAACGCAAAGCAAAGTCACCAAttttctaaaccctaaataaataaataaaagaaaaaattcaaaggcacatgaaaaatcaaaatgaaatcGCAGAGAAGCATGGAAGGATAcgttatatttttgtttggttgaatCCACCGTTGTCCCTGGTATTTCGGTTAAgatcttttaaatttaattgttcTACATAATATAAGatctttcttctatatataagcCATCATATCTTCTACTTTAAATTGTTATATCCTTCGAGTTCTGGTAGAAGCAAAGtagatttttgttcttttcttctagTTTGTTACTATGTTCGTTTCGCTCAAATAAAGAATAACTTTTCTTCCCATATGGTTTTTGTCACTAATTAAAATATTCCTGGTCTGCAAGTCGGGGCAGAACCTTCAAATCCACGTTTTACCGGGGGACTCCTGGGTCCCGTGGTTCCTGGACCTGTCCGATCTTCCTCGTCTCCGCTAGCCAACGCTCTACAATATCAGCATCAGATGACTCTAGGCTCCATCACCTCTTCAAAGGGGTGCCTCAAAGTCAGCTTCTTGGATCGGCTTCAGCTTGTTGGCCATGATCTTAGCATTCTAGTCTTGTCctttattattatatctttgttctttttttggatGCACCTCTAACATTGTTTTGATAGGATCCAACTTGCTTCCTATTCTTTTAGTTCGATAGATTATACGTTTTGATTGAGTTGTcgttattttctttctttagtggttttaaaagcatttacaaggtttttaaaaggtataaatttcaatatttttggcgggaaaatttttcgattttggcgggaaaaaaaattttggcggaaaatttttttggcgggaaatattttcgattttgatgactgtacattcttgctgtcactcaaaaagggtaatttggtcattttgtatataaagaggggtagttttaaaaatggtcaacatgaaggggtatttttaaaaagagatatggaaaaaggggcatttttgagaatgcccccaataagtttagccaactaaaataattaaaaaatatttaaatttaaccaaaaatattttctcttgaaagataaagaaGTTAGTAgaaggaatgaattaatgtacaattattggataggagttatatttgagttaaatggagttacatgcctttaattataaataaatattttaattttttacaacctaaaataaaagaaataccAAGTGGccaaatcaaaattcacatgatttggttgtttgttgatataaactcaacacctacacataatatttcaaaataaacaaatattacttttgaagtgacaaactaaattagttttcttataaaattatatgaattcttcaatctcaataatttttaaaaccccacggataactttttttggtttttttttgtttttcactcatcaatttaatttatagtgctagatttcatactaatggtttcatctttacagaatttagttaaatggtatttttaaaatcataatttatttttatatttaagttccagctgaatatgatttcttttttggatcattttttattttgattaaacacacaaaaaccaattttttaattatgttctttttgttttcaaaaacttcaaatcattaaaaatatatatattatattgatctttgcagatttatcaattggaacacaaaacaaaatagtctttataaatagagttgatagactttacaaaacaaaatagatacttagaaaaattatattgatctttataaattattaaaatgatacatgaatatgtgagataaccatagacataatagataattagatatggatcattccaacttcatgatcttattgtgtggtgaatattgtaagaaagtatgaaaataatgacttataagatgttaatataaaatggaaaatggagataaaccttttaaaagattataaaatatatataagatatatatatcatacaaactctaaaactaagcttttacaatgatatttgaattttttataacccatacaacaacaataataataaaataaaaaaaataaaaaaagaaatttgagagtagtggaagaagatgagagaatgaaagagtgataaactaagagaataagataataagtatttataggaagagaaatgatgaaaatttacatttagaaaaatgagagttacaattctaatttattgttttgttttaatacaattaattaatacaacttagtggagaaataaagttaatgcataatttatagggagaatttatctgatttcagttttatattatgtgaggtaaatgtgaaattaattgtttctaaatttgtgttttaatgtaaatcttttgttaaaattgcattgcatGCCAAGTAGACCAATAAGGAGaaagtgaaaccttacttttatatatatgattcttttgGTTGTACTTCTTACGTTTTGATTGagttgtaggtttttttttcttctctagtGTTTTTGTTTACTCCAACAGAACTAatgtaatatatttctttttcttcttatgctCTCACAAATACGTacttcttaatttcttatattttagcaGCCGAAAAATTAGCCTGTTGAATTGGATTCCATAGTATGGGACATCGGAAAcgtaaaattaattagttattattaatttatcctgaaaataattatccaaaaaaatagtaattattaatttattagattacaagaaatcattaataaaataatttcaaaattatttaataaaataattaaacagattctatttattgtttcagaaatcttaggaaacaataacaaactatttagaaaattataaaacttaaatttatttataaaactaagattaaatatttacatatctaaatcatttaataataacaaatatatattaaaattaggataaaacattgtttgtatttttaaaatatatctatatacttatttaagctatgttgttaaaaatttaaccaattctaatgtgacatattacaaaaatgctattatattttaattattctaataactaacaaaagaaaagtttagatttgtttacaaaataataaaactctatttattgtttcataaatcttaggaaataataacaaactatttaattggctaaaacttaattgtttatacacaatattcactatataaacaatactaagtgtataatattgataatatacataacctaattataattttcacctagaaaattaatatacaacatgttataccaataacttcaatttgtaaatttggtatattaagatctctaaacacgatcacatcaatttgtaataccaaatcacgggtcaatacatgttttgttggatttttttggctttactgaatgtataattaacgaatttgatattgcaccaaaccaaaatagtagtaccaactacgggtcgaaatcagagtatgaccttaagtaaattaaatatatgattttataaaatgtatagaattaataaattttctactattattttgtaacaaacaaatccaaatatacataaatatttcctcacgctggtaacattattctataaaatattaatgtgtatttatgagtcgggtaataAAACAGGTAATGAGACGGATAACgagacgctcaaaaattaaattaataccgatactcgatcattattcattgataatataattattctacCCTTCACTCGAtcctaaagctgcgggtaccttTTTTTGGGACGGATACAAACCGAAAAACGGGTCCAATACGGGTATCGGTAGTAGTTTCcaggcctacctattagtagtttaatatgaatcaaaattcaccatatagtactatattatataacatgtaaatgaatgatacaacataaacataatattaacaaataacaaaataaaaaaaaattctccaagCTACCAACGCGGGTTATTATCtagtttcttatattttgacaGGCAAAAAATTGGCCTGTTGAATTAGAGTCCATTAGTATATAGTATGAGACATCGGAAatgtaaattaattagtaaattttcAAGGTCTTGTAGGAGTATAGTTTAGCATTTAATTAAAAGACAATCTTCATAaatatcacacaaaaaaaaaaattctgtattTTCGCaataattactaaattttttttatggaaataaaaagaTATCACATATAAGCTTTAGAAAGATAAAGCATATACTCCATAAACGAATCATATTAActcatatatttttacatacaatatatttaaatatttttttataattttagctatataaatctatattaacatttttgaagtacattttgttttatgtcttttaagttttacttatttaatttgttttttacaacagTAACCgttaaaacaattccataactaacattgcagagaaactcagatactaaactttcttaaattgactaacatttgttacattttttttttttttcaaccaaacattaatcaaattaaaaaataactccaagattggttgcccaaaccggaggaaaagagtttacaaaggaaATTTCAGAGGAAAGCAATCTTGAAGAACGGGCTAGACAATCTGCCCTTACATTGAGCTCTCTAGAGATCCTGATCAGGGAGATCCTTAAATgtaacatttgttacatttattgccataaaatcttaacaacatctacatattcttatttttccaaaaacaactctacccattaaagttttaatccattaaatctcaaaaactatttttatggatgctatagaatctctcaaatttaaatgatatacaacagattttcataacaaaagtttacaatctccataattatattaacattaataaattttctaaaccgaaaatccaattataaaatgtcacattaaatatgttgaaaaccctccatataatttggtttattttttttttattttttgagaaattactaaaaaattaaaattctattaaatatcataaactatatatattgacatagaaaaattataaaaaataaaaatatgctaatttggtaaaaaaattaacataattaaacttgataaaaaaaacttattttgattatttcttttatgcaaaaacttattttgattttggtgagacgggttgtCATTAATctcatatagggagttaagtggagttgttttttttaaaaacacttttagatgtgtacaaggagataaactatacatatactacacgggttaaaaccttgaaaacactacaaaaatcatatactttgaatacctgtaaaattttatatttttaaaattaataaaacaataataaaataataaataaatacaatataaatttaaaatttttaaaattaaaaatattgttccgcagtgtaccgcgggttaaatcaaGCATTGACTAGCTAATTCACAAATTGTTCACAGATTGAATTAAGTAAATAAGTTAAAACAAGCATTGAATTCACAGATTTGACTAGCTAATTCAcaaattgttcttcatctaaATTCTTTCGGAGATTCTATCAAACGTTTTTTTGTGGTATGAAACTATAAAATCGAGAATTATTAGCTAGATTTCGTACTATATTTCATATAAAGTCAAGTTTTATTACTAATATATACTAAGAAACCCCTAGATGAAGAAATTAAGATTTATAAATCGGCAGGCACATGCACAAACACTTTCTAAATAGGACACTTGATAGCTATATCATGATTCGTTTACTAAATAATTTTAGGGGTACAGTATTTCACTATTTGCGAaagatgtttcttttgttttgtcgtatccattttttatttaaatgttttcttcAGTTATACATTTGTATCCTCCTTCTCAACTTCTCACCAAACAAATTCATTACTTCCATTGATCATCTCTCTCAGACTTGTTTCTCTCATTCccaaattaagaacaaaaaacacGATCATGGCTTTGACTAAGAAGAACatgttttttacttctttgttgATTCTTGTAACTCTTTTTGGAATTACCGTTGGAGGAACCGTTCACAAGGTCGGAGACTCAAAGGGATGGACGATGATAGAAGTTGATTACGAGGCTTGGGCTTCATCAAGAACTTTTCAAGTCGGAGACTCTTTGGTCTTCTCATACAACAACAATTTCCACGACGTCACTGAAGTCACTCACAATGATTTTCAGCTGTGTGAATCGTCTAAACCACTTGTGACATACAATACTGGGTCCGACTCAATCATTCTAACCAAACCGGGAGTCCAACAGTTCATATGCGGAGTTCCTGGTCACTGCAAGTCAGGGCAGAAGCTTCAGATCCATGTCTTGCCAGCCTCGTTGGGTCACGTCGCTGCTCCGGTTCCTGCACCTGTCCGATCACCAAGCTCTTCCTCGTCTCTTTCACCAGCCAACGCTCCACAGTATCAGCATCAGATGGCTCCATCACCTCTTCAAAGTGGTGCCTCAAAGTCGGCTTCTTGGATCGGCTTCAGCTTGTTGGCATTGATCTTAGCATTCTAGTCTTGTCTTTTATTATTACACTTTAATTTCCTTTTGTAATAGCGAGTGAAGGTTCGTTGTTAAACACTGAAACAAcatattcctttttcttttttcttctttgcattACTTTATTTAATTAGGTTTTGCTATCTTGTAATTAGAATTTAGCTTATTCattaattcaaatattatttttctaaaagaattTAATATCACCACCAATCATCATAATCaagtgaacttttttttaatacttcctgcgtttcaaaatataaattttttaaacaaaagaatGTAGATTAAGAAACATCTactttaaaaaacttaaaaaagtttaagtaatcataaacaaaactgcataataaaaagtattaaactaatctaaaattTGCATAGTGTTGTGAAATACTTAGTTGACTCAATAGACCGGCCCGTATATTATCCATGGAGTCTCGGTCCATCGGCCATACTCAGTCCACACACATTCGGCCCATGAGCCGAAGCCTTACTCGGCCATTACTCTATTATGTCGGTTTAAGCTTTAGCtttgtactctactatatatatgcatgtaacctCGGGATTAATCAATAAGAATaacaagagctttatccctaaactctatattcataacacgttatcagcacgatagcctcaaaccctaaaaccctaaaggcAGCCGccgattctctcttcttccctaaaaccctaaaccgcctcttgttcttcatctccttcgAGATCTTCTCTTGGTCTCGAAGTTCTTTCTATTGATACACGAGCATCCTTAGCTCGTGATCGAGATCTTCTCAAAACCTTATCGAGGTTTGTGGTTACTTGGTTCGGGGGTGAGTTCGCGCGCAAGGAGCTGTTCGCAGGAAGCAGTTCGTGTTCGCGGGAAGCAGTTCGAGTTCGCGGGAAGCAGTTCGTGGTTCGTGGAAGTTGTTCGAGGATCTAGGTTTGtgagatatctgaggtctttagctcccagatcataTCTGGTCAGAATCCTTgtggtgttaaggtaaacaatATCGAACCCTCTCAAAACCCTATGACCGAATTGAACCTTTAAAATATCGGACCCTTAAGACATCCAAGTATACAATCTAACAAAACTTAAATCCTTTAaatcctaaaacttaaaatcagttgtttaggttgttagattgtttgAGAAATTGCACTATATTACATCAAACTTAAAAATCCGAATTGGTTGATTAAATTGTCTAtgattgcttgattgtttgTGTTGCATAAGAATCTAGAATTAAATTGTTAGGATCATAAGATAGGATTTGATCTAACTGTTCTAGGAGATTTAAAACTTGGATTGTTCATGCTTCATATAAGAAATCGAATTCGCATAAGAATGTTTAATCGGCTGCATGAATTAGTTTTGTGATCTAGGATTGAATCTGATCAAGagaaaaattttgttaaaattccaTAATGATTAAAAGCATatatttttggaattaaaaCATTAGGATAAGTTCCTAAATTAATTTAGCAATTATCCAAAGTATTAAAAGATTAAATCCTAGACTAAATAGGaaacttaagaaaaaggaaatcctatctaaaattgttgcatgcttagactatttgcttttgttgcatgcatgaatttaaaccataaaccaaatgtggcaaggcatggttcgatcttaaatatcgcatggcctaaggcatggttcggtctcaaataccgcatgtccTATTGATTGAGtgcatggttcgatcttaaaTATCGCATGCTAATATTCGGATGTTTATTTCTGTTGTGCGCAGATGGCAAGTCTTAAGCACTTAGACTATCCAGTCTTGAATGCTTCTGGTGACAACTATTTGCTATGGGCAATGAACACCAAGATCAACCTGAAGTCAAAAGACTTGTTCGAATGCATAGAAGAGGGTAATAAGAGCTCGGACAAGCAAAAGAATAAGTGTATCCAGCATATGCATCATCAcattgctgagagtctcaaaaaCCAGTACCTAATCATAGAGGATCCTCTCGACCTTTGGACAACGCTTAAACGCAGATAAgggcaccaaaagacggtgctccttccaaaggcCGAGTACGATTGGAAacacctaaggatccaggatttcaAAACCTTGGATGATTATAAttctgagctttttaggattgtctcagtCCTTAGGCTGTGTGGTACTGTGGTAACAGAAAAGGAGCTAATAGATAAGACTTTGTCTACTTTTAGTCCTAACAATATGGTTCTTCAGCAACAATACCGGCAAACAAAGTATGCCGAGTATGGGGAACTCAATGAGGTGttactgctagctgagcagaacaatgaacTATTGctgatgaatagtgctatgagacctcctggtacagccccattaccagaaggACACAAagttgatttgggaaagaaaagtCCTGCAGAGCCTAAGGAgcctaaagagcctaaagagaccaactacgtccacagagaGAGACACtacggccgtggccgtggtggcagaggacgtggtggtcgaggAGGCCAAGCCAGCTGCGGACGTGGTGGTAGAGGTCGTGGTATTTCCAAGCCACAAACTAAGGcaaaatcggtttgtcaccgatgtggtatgtcaaaccactggATGAGAAACTGCAGAACTCCCAAACATCtaattgatgcatatcaagaaaGTTTGAAGAAAAACCCATAAGCCAACTTATTGGTGCATCTCGatgatgagaatgatgactccCTAGAGACTTCCGATCTCCTTAAAGAGGATGAATGaattttcggttttattttggtttaaaactatgctttcatgttttgatttatttctatgtattggataattgatttggtttaaattcaaggatttattttataaattatttgccttattaaattaaaacacaaatgttgttttatatagaaatggctgaggatatgagtgaactagtggtggacagtggatccagccacactattttaagagataaaagatattttataaacctcaccatgaaaaatgccaatgttagtacaattgcgggtatagctaACTTGATAgagggctacggccaggctcacattCTGTTGGCTAATGGCACACATATTGAATTgagtgatgccttatattcacccagctctaagagaaacttattgagctttaaagatataagattaaatggttatca
This genomic window contains:
- the LOC104786510 gene encoding uncharacterized protein LOC104786510, coding for MSVATDSQVHSSDTSSDEKASHKPLFLCPLPRIMKGYSGFFIYPVNSSPEYVVSTTRSDTQYEDHSVLPLFWCNNKEFDINGGCGICRYSNFGTDYYFCVECDKIFHKECIQSPSKIKQPYHPEHSLQLSYFRFRDFGKQSGCLCCGRETMNLVYYCTKCKAKMHTVCAMKPIPFLVEQPKIHDHPLTLFPRQASLTCNVCGLLRKLSLTYVCLECNFVAHNDCMNSPNVIKISRHHHRISYTSSIQLEECFCGVCRKSIDCDYGAYTCNKCSDYAVHSRCALAKHVWDGRDLEGVLEKDDTTKDVESFERISEGVILHFLHDHNLQLQVSIFYDENKLCQACVLPIFKSSYYSCMECAFVLHETCAKAHRIIQHALHPHPLALKTDSGYSQGYFFCSACNRCTGGFIYQCPIRECEFDIDIRCASISEPFDYKGHEHPLFLALDPREKLECLICKKRYAVYDEYELRFMNCINCGFIVCMDCTTLPYEARYKYEKHFLKILYGEKLYEKDWWCEVCEHNLKDTHTNVLYWCSDCCTTVHIECLLGKDPYVKPGQFFEVNGKEVEVLCKTYASRPLCGNCKNPCQGKILKRDNLIACSRRCGSKIF
- the LOC104789124 gene encoding mavicyanin-like; this encodes MALTKKNMFFTSLLILVTLFGITVGGTVHKVGDSKGWTMIEVDYEAWASSRTFQVGDSLVFSYNNNFHDVTEVTHNDFQLCESSKPLVTYNTGSDSIILTKPGVQQFICGVPGHCKSGQKLQIHVLPASLGHVAAPVPAPVRSPSSSSSLSPANAPQYQHQMAPSPLQSGASKSASWIGFSLLALILAF